One region of Triticum aestivum cultivar Chinese Spring chromosome 6B, IWGSC CS RefSeq v2.1, whole genome shotgun sequence genomic DNA includes:
- the LOC123137213 gene encoding zinc finger transcription factor YY1 isoform X6 yields MQGLHRRYRWIKEWVPQDLVIAGGPCALYKWVREDRLAALKSKDKKEGACTAKPDPATEVLFLCSYDGCGKTFVDAGALRKHAHVHGERQYVCHYEGCGKKFLDSSKLKRHFLIHTGEKNFVCPHEGCGKAFSLDFNLKAHMKTHFADNYHMCPYPECGRRFTQESKLRAHFRAQHEKNPGGPVMNRNALGDHPHNTAKSPVTPPVPSADRPYVCPYDGCAKAYIHEYKLNLHLKKEHPNHYLDAGAQAGPSRGTVSKNSRRSKPNLTTSMPLAKIPKRSGYTVPSPVVSIPEELQLPMKVLYEDDSEETEEEGDNLEEGGLRYRAASGDDDDEETEEEE; encoded by the exons AGGACAGGTTGGCTGCTCTTAAGTCCAAGGACAAGAAAGAAGGGGCATGCACTGCAAAGCCTGACCCTGCCACCGAGGTTCTTTTCTTATGCAGCTATGATGGCTGTGGGAAAACTTTTGTTGATGCAGGTGCTCTTAGGAAACATGCCCATGTGCATGGGGAGAGGCAGTATGTCTGTCACTATGAGGGATGTGGGAAG AAATTTTTAGATAGCTCTAAGTTGAAGAGGCATTTTCTTATTCATACAGGCGAGAAGAACTTCGTCTGCCCTCATGAAGGTTGTGGCAAG GCTTTCTCATTGGATTTTAATTTGAAGGCACACATGAAAACCCATTTTGCGGATAACTATCATATGTGTCCATACCCAGAATGTGGTCGAAGATTTACACAGGAATCTAAACTAAGGGCTCATTTCAGGGCACAACATGAGAAG AATCCAGGTGGGCCTGTAATGAACCGCAATGCACTAGGAGATCACCCTCATAACACAGCGAAATCTCCGGTAACACCACCAGTTCCATCAGCTGATCGTCCGTATGTCTGCCCTTACGATGGGTGTGCCAAGGCATACATTCACGAGTACAAGCTTAACCTCCATCTGAAGAAAGAGCACCCCAACCACTATTTGGATGCTGGTGCTCAAGCTGGTCCGTCGAGGGGCACAGTGTCGAAGAATTCCCGTAGAAGCAAGCCAAACCTCACAACCAGCATGCCACTCGCCAAGATCCCTAAGCGCAGTGGTTATACGGTGCCATCTCCAGTTGTCAGTATCCCCGAGGAGCTTCAGTTGCCAATGAAGGTGTTGTACGAAGATGATAGTGAGGAGACTGAGGAAGAGGGAGATAACCTTGAGGAGGGGGGATTGAGATACAGAGCTGCTAGcggcgacgatgacgatgaggagaCGGAGGAAGAAGAATGA
- the LOC123137213 gene encoding zinc finger transcription factor YY1 isoform X5: MQGLHRRYRWIKEWVPQDLVIAGGPCALYKWVREDRLAALKSKDKKEGACTAKPDPATEVLFLCSYDGCGKTFVDAGALRKHAHVHGERQYVCHYEGCGKKFLDSSKLKRHFLIHTGEKNFVCPHEGCGKAFSLDFNLKAHMKTHFADNYHMCPYPECGRRFTQESKLRAHFRAQHEKSGAQNPGGPVMNRNALGDHPHNTAKSPVTPPVPSADRPYVCPYDGCAKAYIHEYKLNLHLKKEHPNHYLDAGAQAGPSRGTVSKNSRRSKPNLTTSMPLAKIPKRSGYTVPSPVVSIPEELQLPMKVLYEDDSEETEEEGDNLEEGGLRYRAASGDDDDEETEEEE, from the exons AGGACAGGTTGGCTGCTCTTAAGTCCAAGGACAAGAAAGAAGGGGCATGCACTGCAAAGCCTGACCCTGCCACCGAGGTTCTTTTCTTATGCAGCTATGATGGCTGTGGGAAAACTTTTGTTGATGCAGGTGCTCTTAGGAAACATGCCCATGTGCATGGGGAGAGGCAGTATGTCTGTCACTATGAGGGATGTGGGAAG AAATTTTTAGATAGCTCTAAGTTGAAGAGGCATTTTCTTATTCATACAGGCGAGAAGAACTTCGTCTGCCCTCATGAAGGTTGTGGCAAG GCTTTCTCATTGGATTTTAATTTGAAGGCACACATGAAAACCCATTTTGCGGATAACTATCATATGTGTCCATACCCAGAATGTGGTCGAAGATTTACACAGGAATCTAAACTAAGGGCTCATTTCAGGGCACAACATGAGAAG TCTGGTGCACAGAATCCAGGTGGGCCTGTAATGAACCGCAATGCACTAGGAGATCACCCTCATAACACAGCGAAATCTCCGGTAACACCACCAGTTCCATCAGCTGATCGTCCGTATGTCTGCCCTTACGATGGGTGTGCCAAGGCATACATTCACGAGTACAAGCTTAACCTCCATCTGAAGAAAGAGCACCCCAACCACTATTTGGATGCTGGTGCTCAAGCTGGTCCGTCGAGGGGCACAGTGTCGAAGAATTCCCGTAGAAGCAAGCCAAACCTCACAACCAGCATGCCACTCGCCAAGATCCCTAAGCGCAGTGGTTATACGGTGCCATCTCCAGTTGTCAGTATCCCCGAGGAGCTTCAGTTGCCAATGAAGGTGTTGTACGAAGATGATAGTGAGGAGACTGAGGAAGAGGGAGATAACCTTGAGGAGGGGGGATTGAGATACAGAGCTGCTAGcggcgacgatgacgatgaggagaCGGAGGAAGAAGAATGA
- the LOC123137213 gene encoding zinc finger transcription factor YY1 isoform X7: MQGLHRRYRWIKEWVPQDLVIAGGPCALYKWVREDRLAALKSKDKKEGACTAKPDPATEVLFLCSYDGCGKTFVDAGALRKHAHVHGERQYVCHYEGCGKARRTSSALMKAFSLDFNLKAHMKTHFADNYHMCPYPECGRRFTQESKLRAHFRAQHEKSGAQNPGGPVMNRNALGDHPHNTAKSPVTPPVPSADRPYVCPYDGCAKAYIHEYKLNLHLKKEHPNHYLDAGAQAGPSRGTVSKNSRRSKPNLTTSMPLAKIPKRSGYTVPSPVVSIPEELQLPMKVLYEDDSEETEEEGDNLEEGGLRYRAASGDDDDEETEEEE; the protein is encoded by the exons AGGACAGGTTGGCTGCTCTTAAGTCCAAGGACAAGAAAGAAGGGGCATGCACTGCAAAGCCTGACCCTGCCACCGAGGTTCTTTTCTTATGCAGCTATGATGGCTGTGGGAAAACTTTTGTTGATGCAGGTGCTCTTAGGAAACATGCCCATGTGCATGGGGAGAGGCAGTATGTCTGTCACTATGAGGGATGTGGGAAG GCGAGAAGAACTTCGTCTGCCCTCATGAAG GCTTTCTCATTGGATTTTAATTTGAAGGCACACATGAAAACCCATTTTGCGGATAACTATCATATGTGTCCATACCCAGAATGTGGTCGAAGATTTACACAGGAATCTAAACTAAGGGCTCATTTCAGGGCACAACATGAGAAG TCTGGTGCACAGAATCCAGGTGGGCCTGTAATGAACCGCAATGCACTAGGAGATCACCCTCATAACACAGCGAAATCTCCGGTAACACCACCAGTTCCATCAGCTGATCGTCCGTATGTCTGCCCTTACGATGGGTGTGCCAAGGCATACATTCACGAGTACAAGCTTAACCTCCATCTGAAGAAAGAGCACCCCAACCACTATTTGGATGCTGGTGCTCAAGCTGGTCCGTCGAGGGGCACAGTGTCGAAGAATTCCCGTAGAAGCAAGCCAAACCTCACAACCAGCATGCCACTCGCCAAGATCCCTAAGCGCAGTGGTTATACGGTGCCATCTCCAGTTGTCAGTATCCCCGAGGAGCTTCAGTTGCCAATGAAGGTGTTGTACGAAGATGATAGTGAGGAGACTGAGGAAGAGGGAGATAACCTTGAGGAGGGGGGATTGAGATACAGAGCTGCTAGcggcgacgatgacgatgaggagaCGGAGGAAGAAGAATGA